Sequence from the Deinococcus reticulitermitis genome:
CCATCACCCGGCAAAACGCCTGCACCACGCCGAGGTCCTGCGCCGCGTCGTAGTGGTGTGACCAGTGGTAGTGCACCTCCTGCCCGCCCGCCGCGCGCGCCACGCCCTCGATCTCATCGCCCTCCCACAGCTCGCGCACGCCGAGCCGGGTGTTGAGGTCGCAGGCGAGCAGTCCCCCGGGCCGCAGGTGCGCCGCCGCCCTAGAGAGCGCCGCGCCGAGATCCTCCGGGGTCAGCAGGTTGTTCAGCGAGTCGAACACGCAGGTCACGAGGTCGAAAGGTTTGCCAAGGTCGAAGGTCCGCAGGTCGCCCACCTCGAAGCGCACGTCCGGCAGCCGCCCGCGTGCCACGTCCAGCATCTCGGCACTGCCGTCCACACCCGTCACGTTCAGGCCCGCCGCCCACAGCTCGCGGGTAAACCCGCCGGTGCCACACGCCAGATCGAGCGCGTCATGGAGTTCAAGCTCCTGATCGCGGGCGTAGCTGAGCACGAAGTCGGCCCAGTGGTCATATTCCACATCCGCCATGATCGCGTCGTACACGGCGGCGAGGGCGGTGAAGGGGGGACGCTGCATGCGGCCCACTATATGAGCCGGATCCTCCCCCCGCTTTCTCAAGCTGCGCGTCAGCTTCTCGGAGCGAGGAGAAGAAATATGTGTCAAAAATGAGGAGAGCGTCGCTTGTGATGGCGGGGATGGCTCCTTAGGCTGGGTGACGTTCAGTGGCTGCCCAGGCGTGGGGAGACCACTTTCAAATCAGGAGGTTTTCCCATGAATAAAATGCTGCTTCTGGCCCTTTCCGGCGCCGCTCTCCTCAGCTCGTGCAGTGTAATCGGCACCCGCGCCGCCGCCGTTTCCGGTCAGGTGCGCGGCTTCCCGGTCGATCAGAACCTCGGGCTCGCGCTCGTGGGTTTCAACAATGGGCAGTACGTCGCCAACGGCCAGCGTGCCCAGGTGATTGACAAGCTCGTCAGCGGGGGCTACACCCTGTCGCTGCCGCGCAACGTCGCCTACGGGACCTACCGCGTGGTGGTCTTCCGCGACGCCAACAGCAACGGGACCTACGATGCGGGCGACACCATCCTCAGCCGCAGCAACAACAAGCTGCTGATCTACGCCCCGCGCGACAACTACCTGTTCAAGGGCACGACGTATGGCTGGAACATTTACAACAGCGCCAACGGCGACATCCAGACCAACATCCTGAACAACTACGACATCGACGCCGCCAACTGAGCCGCGTTTCAGGCCCAGGAGTCAGCCCCAGCGCTGGCTCCTTTTTTCATGGCCCGCTCCGGTGGAGTGGGGGCATCCGGACCTTCTGGTCCGCCCTTCCCTTATTGGCTTCAAAGTGATATCACTCTGATAGGAGGTAGGGCGATGAGCAAACTGGAGCAGCCGGTCACCGTGAGCGCCGAGGGTGGAGTTTCTCCGAGCAGTGGGGTGGCGAGCTTAGAGAGGCAGACGTTTGGATTCCCAGGGGTTCCGTTTTTCTTTCTGTGGTTGGGCCTGCTTGCGCTGGGGCTGTGGTTGCTGATCACGGAGCAGTTCGCGCTTGGCGTGCCTGTGGTGGTCGTGACCTCGGTGCTGCTCGGCGGCTTTTACATCGTGCAGCCCAATCAGGCCAAGGTGCTGACCCTGTTCGGGCGCTACGTCGGCAGTGAGCGGCGCAACGGTGTGTACTGGACCAATCCTTTCACCCTGCGCAAGAACATCAGCCTGAGGATTCGCAACTTCAACTCCGAGCGCCTCAAGGTCAACGACCTGATGGGCAACCCCATCGAGATCGCCGCCGTGATCGTCTGGCGCGTGGTGGACACGGCGCGCGCGATGTTCGATGTGGAGGATTACGCCCAGTTCGTGGCGATCCAGTCTGAAACGGCGCTGCGGCACCTCGCCTCGCAGTACCCCTACGACAACTTCTCGGAAGGCGGCACCAGCCTGCGCGGCAACGCCGACGAGGTCGCCGAGGCGCTGCGCCGCGAACTCGCCGCCCGGCTCGGGCACGCGGGGGTGGAGGTGCTTGAAGCGCGGCTCTCGCACCTGGCCTACAGCCCGGAAATCGCCGGGGCGATGCTTCAGCGCCAGCAGGCGAGCGCGATCATCGCCGCGCGCCAGCAGATCGTGCAGGGCGCGGTGGGGATGGTCGAGATGGCGCTGCGCGAACTGAACGATCAGAACATCGTTCAACTCGACGAGGAGCGCAAGGCCCAGATGGTGAGCAACCTGCTCGTGGTCCTGACGAGCGAGCGCGGCACCCAGCCCATCGTCAATGCCGGAAGCCTGTATTAGATGGCCCCACGCAAGAACTACCCCCTCCGCATCAGCCCCGAGCTCTATGCCGCGCTCGAGAAGTGGGCCGGAGACGAACTGCGCAGCGTCAATGCCCAGATCGAGTTCCTGCTCACTCAGGCGGTGAGAAAGGCAGGGCGGCTCGGGGCGCGGGGGGAGGCGCAGGACACCGCCGCACCCCCTCAACAGGAAACAAGCGACTGACCCGGCACGAAAAAAGCCGCGCCCCCGTAAGGAAGGCGCGGTTTTCTGGTGACCCCAACGGGATTCGAACCCGTATCGCTACCTTGAAAGGGTAGTGTCCTAACCGTTAGACGATGGGGCCACACCTCAGTTTGACTTGGCGCTGCTGCGCTTCGCTGACTGCCTTTCAAGGGGCGCCGTTTCCGGCACGCACAGAAAGATACAGGGCGCTGAGAGGTTCGTCAAGGGGGACTGAAAGGGGAGCAGCCGAAAGCACCGGCCAGAACCAGGAAACAACCATCCAAAGCCAATAGGGGAGGCACGGGCTCGTGTGCCCGCTCCCCCCCAGGCTCGCCCAGTTTTACATGTGCAGGGCGCGTCCGTCAGCGGCGAGGGCCGCTTCCTTGACCACTTCACTGAGGGTGGGGTGGGCGTGGACCGTGCGGGCGAGGTCTTCGGCGCTGCCGCCGAATTCCATGATCGCCACCGTCTCGCCAATCAGTTCCGAGACGTTGGGGCCGACCATATGGACGCCGAGCAGCTTGTCGGTCTGCGCGTCGGCAATCACCTTGACGAAGCCGCGCGGGTCGCCGTGCCCGAGCGCGCGTCCGTTGGCGCTGAAGGGAAACTGCCCGGTCTTCACGCTCAGGCCCTGCTCCTTGGCCTG
This genomic interval carries:
- a CDS encoding class I SAM-dependent DNA methyltransferase: MQRPPFTALAAVYDAIMADVEYDHWADFVLSYARDQELELHDALDLACGTGGFTRELWAAGLNVTGVDGSAEMLDVARGRLPDVRFEVGDLRTFDLGKPFDLVTCVFDSLNNLLTPEDLGAALSRAAAHLRPGGLLACDLNTRLGVRELWEGDEIEGVARAAGGQEVHYHWSHHYDAAQDLGVVQAFCRVMGEGGEFEEFVETHRERGYDPAEVSALLGPAGFVSWEIVEYPDYAEPEPRTPRVWVFARRGEAA
- a CDS encoding SPFH domain-containing protein gives rise to the protein MSKLEQPVTVSAEGGVSPSSGVASLERQTFGFPGVPFFFLWLGLLALGLWLLITEQFALGVPVVVVTSVLLGGFYIVQPNQAKVLTLFGRYVGSERRNGVYWTNPFTLRKNISLRIRNFNSERLKVNDLMGNPIEIAAVIVWRVVDTARAMFDVEDYAQFVAIQSETALRHLASQYPYDNFSEGGTSLRGNADEVAEALRRELAARLGHAGVEVLEARLSHLAYSPEIAGAMLQRQQASAIIAARQQIVQGAVGMVEMALRELNDQNIVQLDEERKAQMVSNLLVVLTSERGTQPIVNAGSLY